A part of Chloroflexota bacterium genomic DNA contains:
- a CDS encoding YtxH domain-containing protein codes for MSEKNDFGAFLIGFVVGGLTGAAVSLLFAPQSGEETRALIRDKAIEIRDQASETVEEARVQAEKAWEEAKHKTEEWSELAKEKAAELKDKGGKALEEGRAKVAETIKPKEKAAE; via the coding sequence ATGTCAGAAAAAAATGATTTTGGTGCATTCTTAATTGGTTTTGTGGTTGGCGGCCTGACTGGTGCTGCAGTTTCTCTCCTCTTTGCCCCACAATCCGGCGAGGAAACCCGCGCATTAATCCGCGATAAAGCGATTGAAATACGTGATCAGGCTTCAGAAACTGTGGAAGAGGCTCGTGTTCAGGCAGAAAAGGCCTGGGAAGAAGCCAAGCACAAAACTGAAGAATGGTCCGAACTTGCCAAGGAAAAAGCTGCGGAATTGAAGGACAAAGGCGGCAAGGCACTTGAAGAAGGACGGGCCAAGGTTGCTGAAACCATCAAACCCAAAGAGAAAGCTGCTGAGTAG
- a CDS encoding segregation/condensation protein A, with protein sequence MSIIHTAGSDYKVSTEVYEGPLDLLLDLIVKSELDITRLALAAVTDQFLAHLSDLQQNSAVEVSGFLVIAAKLVQIKSEALLPRPPEREEGEEDPAESLARQLKIYRAVKATSKWLHNREEEGLQSYIRLAPPPIIDEELDLNGVTVDNLVAMLEALYQFQEEAAPITSVVAIPKVTIKNKIRELLGKLQQQTSLSYRNLLPEHYDRIEAIVLFLAILEMVKQRYAVAEQSDLFADIAISPTDKTFEDNEIVLALDE encoded by the coding sequence ATGTCCATTATCCATACTGCAGGATCAGATTACAAAGTCAGTACTGAGGTCTATGAAGGTCCATTAGACCTCCTTTTAGATTTAATCGTCAAATCCGAACTGGATATCACCCGCCTGGCCCTGGCTGCCGTGACCGATCAGTTCTTGGCTCACCTTTCGGATCTACAACAGAATTCTGCGGTGGAAGTCTCGGGTTTCCTGGTTATTGCAGCGAAACTAGTCCAGATCAAGTCCGAGGCCTTGTTGCCGCGGCCGCCTGAGCGTGAGGAGGGCGAAGAAGACCCAGCGGAAAGTCTCGCTCGTCAGCTCAAGATCTACCGTGCGGTCAAAGCGACCTCTAAATGGCTGCACAACCGAGAAGAAGAAGGATTACAATCCTATATCCGCTTAGCACCCCCTCCCATCATTGATGAAGAACTGGACCTAAATGGTGTCACTGTTGATAATTTGGTCGCTATGCTGGAGGCGCTCTACCAGTTCCAAGAGGAAGCAGCACCGATTACCTCAGTTGTTGCCATCCCAAAGGTGACCATCAAGAATAAAATCCGGGAATTGTTAGGGAAATTGCAACAACAAACCTCTCTCTCCTATCGCAATTTGCTGCCAGAGCATTACGACAGAATTGAGGCCATCGTACTCTTCCTGGCTATCCTTGAAATGGTGAAGCAACGTTATGCCGTGGCTGAACAATCAGACCTTTTTGCGGATATCGCTATCTCCCCCACAGACAAAACTTTTGAGGATAATGAGATCGTCTTGGCATTGGATGAGTAA
- the rnc gene encoding ribonuclease III, with the protein MTDVFTSEAPEHLSKRLNLPFKDYFLLSRALTHRSYLNENKDAIEDNERLEFLGDAVLDFIVADWLYNHFPEKPEGDLTRLRAALVYTDQLAEFAKMIDLGSALKLGHGEIQAGGRERNTLLCDAFEALVGALYLQGGIKSVNGFMFPLLEDVVDDIFQNHMDDDTKSRFQEWAQGNGHSSPRYVLLDEKGPDHAKLFEMEVRIGKKPYGRGTGTSKQSAEKAAAKEALIKLGMLERR; encoded by the coding sequence ATGACTGATGTCTTTACGTCCGAAGCGCCGGAACATTTATCGAAACGCCTCAACCTTCCCTTCAAAGACTATTTCCTTTTATCCAGAGCACTCACCCATCGTTCTTACCTCAATGAAAATAAAGACGCCATTGAGGATAATGAACGGTTAGAGTTTCTGGGTGATGCTGTACTGGATTTCATAGTGGCAGATTGGCTCTATAACCATTTCCCTGAAAAGCCCGAAGGCGACCTGACTCGCTTGCGGGCCGCCCTGGTATATACCGATCAATTGGCTGAATTCGCCAAGATGATCGATTTAGGTTCAGCTCTAAAATTGGGGCATGGTGAGATTCAGGCAGGGGGTCGAGAGCGCAACACTTTGCTTTGTGATGCATTTGAGGCTCTGGTTGGAGCCCTTTATTTGCAGGGTGGGATCAAATCTGTGAATGGATTTATGTTCCCTTTATTAGAAGATGTGGTTGACGATATCTTCCAAAACCACATGGATGATGATACGAAAAGCCGCTTCCAGGAATGGGCGCAAGGCAATGGTCATTCCTCGCCGCGTTATGTCCTGTTGGATGAAAAGGGTCCTGACCACGCCAAACTCTTCGAAATGGAAGTTCGAATAGGCAAGAAACCTTATGGCCGGGGAACCGGAACCAGCAAACAATCCGCAGAAAAAGCCGCCGCCAAAGAAGCTCTAATCAAGCTGGGGATGTTGGAGCGACGATAA